The Thermosipho melanesiensis BI429 sequence AAAGTTTAATGCATTTTAATATAGAAAAAGCTGAAATGCTGGCGAAAAAAATAGTACCAGAATTTAAATTTAGAGGAGGAGTAAAATGAGATTTATCGATTCATTTGTATTTAAATATGTAAAAAAAGATAAGAAAAATTTGTTGTTAAATGCAGTGAAAGATTTATCAAAATTATCAGAATTAGGTTTAAGTGTAAGCATTAAACCTAATGAGAATGTGGGAAGATTAAGGCTAGAACTTTACGAAACGGATGAGGTGAAAGATCTCCTGTTGTTTAAAGGTCTATTGTTTACAAGTATAGATGAGATTGATTTTTCTCTTTTAAGAGATTATTCCGAGATAAGTTTACCAAATGGTATTATTTTGGATTATAAAATTTCAGAAGTTCTTGGAGATATTGTAAAGGGTTTGATTTTGGATAATGATTTTGTATATGCAGTTGTAGATGAGGAAAAAACAAATGATTTTACAAATAAGGAGCTTGCTAAGTTAGTTCTAAAACATATTGTTGAAGATATTTTTGAAGGCGAATTTAATGAAGATAATTACGAGATTGAAATTGAAACAGAAATAACAGATTATTTTATTTAGGGTGAGAAGATGATTACAGGAATAATTTTATTGTCAATTGGAGTGTTGTTATTACTTTCTATATTTTTTTCTTTTTCTTTTTCACTTTTATTTTTCTTTGGATTGTTTATATCTGTGTTTGGAATGTACAAGGTAATAACTGGTTTTCCAAAAGGAATTGCAGCGTTACTGTTGGGAATATTGATTATTTTACACGGTGTTGGACTGATTAATATGACTTTCTTTGATTTTATTCTAGTTTTGTTAAGTTCTGGTTTAATAGAAGTGGGGATTGGGTATATTGTAAAAAAAAGGTAACTAGAATGTGATATAATTGAATTTGTAATAAAATTACTGGAGGTGGGCTAATGGGTACTGTTGACAAAAAAAGAACCATCACATTAATAGGACATAACAGTGCTGGTAAGAGTTTACTTTTATCTGCAATGTTAGTTAATGCCGGCAAATTGGAAAAAGTTGTAAGCAAAGAAGTGGATTATGATCCTATTGAAAGTGAGAGAGGTTCAAGTATAACTTCTCACGTTGCAAAATTTGATATAGACAATTATCAGTTTACTGTTATTGATACACCAGGCTTTAGCGATTTTGTAGGAGATGTTATTAATGCAATTTTTGTGACAGAAAATATTGTTTCCGTGGTTAATGCAATTGCTGGTGTGGAAATTCAAACTGAAAGGACTTGGAGTATTGCAGAAGAAATGAAAAAACCAATTTCAGTATTTATAAACCAAATGGATAAAGAAAGGGCCAGCTACGAAGAAACATTAAATAGTTTAAAAGAAAGATTTGAAAGAAAGTTTGTCCCTGTTTTTTATCCAATAGGTAGTGAAGAAAATTTCAGAGGTATCGTTAATGTATTTTCAGGAGAGGCATTTGAATATGAAAATGGCAAGGCAAAAAAAATTGAAATTCCCTCAGATATTTTAGATAAGGTTGAAGAGTTAAAGTCTTCTATGATTGAGGATATAGTTTCATTAGATGAAGAATTAATGGAAAGATATTTTGCAGATGAGGAGATAAGTTCTGAGGAACTTTTAAAGACATTGAAAATAGGATATAAAAATGGAGAAATTGTTCCTGTATTCTGTGGTTCGGCTGAGAAGAATATTGGTGTTGATAAATTTTTAGAGGTAATGTCTATTTTAGGAGTTAATCCTTCGGAAGGAACTCCTTACAAAGCGGTTCTCGAATCTGGTGATGAGGTTGAAGTGTTACCTATTGAAGAAGAACCGGTGGTTGCATATACTTTTAAGGCTATTGTTGACCAATTTGTTGGAAAGCTTAGTTTTTTAAAGGTTATAAGTGGAAAAGTTAGTTCAGGAGATACGCTTGTAAATGTAAATAGAGGTGTAAATGAGAAAATAGGCCATATTTATTATCCCGTGTTAAAAGAAACAGTAGAGATTTCAGAAGCAACATGTGGAGATATATTAGTTATTCCAAAATTAAAGGAAAGTGCTGTTGGTGACACAATGACACATAAAGATAGAAAGTTGAAAATAGTATTACCAGAATTTCCGGAACCAATGATTTCAAGAAGTATTAATCCAAAATCAAAATCTGATATTGATAAGATTAGTAATGGACTTGCAAGACTTGCAGATTCAGATCCTACGTTTAGTTGGGAATTTGATCCAGAAACTTCTGAAACGGTTATTTCTGGAATAGGGAACATTCATTTAGATGTTATGGTTGAAAGACTTAAAAATATATTTGGAGTGGATGTAGAAGTTGGAAAACCAAAAATAGCATATAGAGAAACAATTACTGGAAAAGCAATTGGTGAGCACAAGCATAAGAAGCAAACTGGTGGACATGGTCAGTATGGACACGTAAAGATTGAAATAGAACCAGTAGAAAGAGGAAAAGGATTTGAGTTTGTCGATAAGATAGTTGGTGGGGTCATTCCAAAGAATTTTATTCCATCTGTTGAAAAAGGTATCAAAGAGGCAATGAAAAAAGGTTCATTAGCGGGCTTCCCAGTAGTTGATATTAGGGTTACATTATTTGACGGTTCTTATCACGAAGTTGATTCGTCGGATATTTCATTCCAAATTGCGGCGATTCAAGCATTTAGAAAAGCATTTGAACAAGCTCGACCTGTTCTCTTGGAACCAATAATGGAAGTTTCAGTTTTTGTTCCAGATGAAAGTGCAGGTGATGTTATGGGAGAAATAAGCTCCAGAAGGGGAAGACCTCATGGAATGGAACCAGCAGGTAAAGGTGTGACAAAAGTAACTGCTGAAGTTCCTCTTGCAGAGATGTTAGACTTTTCTGGAAGGTTATCATCAATTACAAGTGGAAGAGGATACTTTACAATGAAGTTTTCCAAATATGATATTGTTCCACCGAATGTTCAAGAAAAGATTATTCAGGAAAGAAAAAGAGAATTAGAACAAGAATAAAAAAAGCGGGACTTAAAGGTCCCGCTTTTTTTTAAGGAATATATGTAGAATATATAGAAAAATCTTAATGGGAAAAAGGAGGTATTATATGGAAAAAAGAGGAAAACTTTTAAAGGTTTTATTGGCGTTTATAATTGCTATATTAGTTGTTTCGCTAATTTTTGTGTTTTCCTATTTCAGTTTCTTATTGAAAAATGTGTATGGTATAGAAGATGGTGTGTTTTCATATATTAAAAGTTATTCTGCTTATTTATTAAATAAAATTCCTGTTTTGAACAAGTATATAAAATATGAACCATTGAAAGTCAATGAACCCAAAAAATTTTTCACAGAAGTTTTAGATGAGTATAAAAAAAATATTGAGGAGCTTATAAAGCAATCTGAAAAGAAATTAAAACAAGCTGAGAAGTTAAGATCTGAAAACGAACTTTTGTACAACTCGCTTAAAAGTATTGAGGAGAAATGGAAAGAAAGGAAAATTCAAGAGGAATTATCACAAATTCAAGTTTTTCAAACTTCAAAAAATTTAGATAAACTTGTTGAAATATTTAAGAATGGAGATGCAAATGCATTAATTCCATTGATGAATAGTGAAGATATAAATGTAGACACACTGGCTGTGATTTTTCAACAGTTAAGTCCAGATTTAAGAAGTGAAATGGTTCAAGCTTTAGCAAGCGTTAACCCAACAAAAGCAGCTGCGGTAGTAAATAAGATATATGATGTAAAAAGTATATTAAATGAAATTGAGACGAAATTAGAAGCATTGAGAAATAACATAAATAACCTGTATTCATTGCAGGCACAGCTAGTTTCTTTAGAGGGATTTAATAAGGCTATAAGAGGATATTTGTCTTCTTTAGATGAGGAAGAAATATATTCAATGATAAATTTGTACAAAGATTCACCAAGAATAGTTTATTATTTAATCTCCAATATAGATATTTCCATTTCAAAAAAACTCTTAAGACGTTTAAAGAATGAAAATGAAAAGTTATTTGTTGAGTTGATAAAACTTGGTGGTGGTATTGAATGAATTTATTAAAATTACTTGAGGGGACATTGGAGTTAAAAGCTGATAAAATAAAGATTAAAGATCAGAGAGGACAAGAAAATAGTGCTCTTTTTAAGAAAATAGTAGAGAGGCAAAAAATGGCCTTTGAAAATACTCTTTTGAAAAAATTGGAAAATTTACAGGAAGATAACAAAGTAAATTTGTTTGATGGGGAAAAGCTAATAGTTAAGGTGATAAAAAGTTTAAACAATATAGATTTAAAAGAAATAGCAACCAAAATGAAAGATGATACTAAAGTGGAAAATGAAAAGAAAAAGTTAATGAATAGAATGAAAACAACAAAAGTTATGTATGAGAAAGGAAAACTTGAAAATAAGATATTAATGAGGAAAGATAAACAAGCACAGAACAAAGAAGATAAACTTATCGGTGAAATGAAAGAAAGAAAAGGAGAAAAAGATGAAAAAGTTATTCAAAAAAACAAATTTGCGGAAAATAATCTTATAGATGAAGTAAAGAAAGATAAAAAGTCTAAGGTTTTAGATGAAGAAAATAAACAAGAGATACAAAATAAGAAAAGTAAATTTATAGGCAAAGCAAAAGAAGGTAAAGACGAAAAGGTTATTCAAAAAAACAAATTTACAGAAAGTGTAAATGAAGAAAAAAAAGTAGAGAAAAGTTTAAAATTTGTTGATATAAAAGAGAATAGGAAAGTAGTTGAAGAAAATAAGAGAAGTGACGATGGAAAGATGTTTAATGAGAAAAAAGAAGGTAAAGTGATAAAAAATACGAAGATATCAAAAAAAATCGTGTTTAAGCCAAAGACAGAGGATGTTCCTAAAGAATTTTTGAATTCTAGAATAGAAAATGTTGTAGAGGTAAAAGACGAACTAAGTAAAGCAAAAGAAAGAGAGAATAGGTCAATATTAATATCGGGAAAAATTCAATCACTTGGAAATAATAGAAAAACAGAAAAAGTTGTTCAAAAAAGCAAACAAATTGAAAATATAAATTCAAGGGAAATACCAGTAAAAAACTTAAAGTTTGAGAAAGACAATACAAAAATAAATGAAGCGAATTTGATAAAAAGACATTTAGATGATAATGAGAAGGTTGAAATTAGAGATAATGAAACTTTGATAATAAATTATGTTGTAAAGGAAAATAGCATAGAAAAAGTGGAAAAAAATACAGTACTTTCAAATAAAAAAGATGTTGTAGGGGAATTGAGAAAAAATAACAAGATAGCATTAAGGAATGGTATTGGGGGATTATCTTCTATTGTTGTTGCTAATATAAAAGTTAACGAGAAAAAAGTAAGTGTTTTGTTAAATAAAATGGCCGAAAATAAAGTGGTTTTAGTAAAAAACGTGGTTTTGAATAAGAGTCAAAAGGATAAAAACCGTATTCCAAAGGTATCAGTGGAATTAGCACAAGAAGAAAATACGGTTATTTTAGAGAAAAAAATAGCGGTAGGAATAATGAAAGATAAATTTATAGAAGTTAAACCTCAAGTTGTTGTAGGAGATGAGTTTACAAAGAAAAACAAGGATTTAAAATTTGTGAATTTAAATGATATAAAAAATAAAGTATT is a genomic window containing:
- the fusA gene encoding elongation factor G, which translates into the protein MGTVDKKRTITLIGHNSAGKSLLLSAMLVNAGKLEKVVSKEVDYDPIESERGSSITSHVAKFDIDNYQFTVIDTPGFSDFVGDVINAIFVTENIVSVVNAIAGVEIQTERTWSIAEEMKKPISVFINQMDKERASYEETLNSLKERFERKFVPVFYPIGSEENFRGIVNVFSGEAFEYENGKAKKIEIPSDILDKVEELKSSMIEDIVSLDEELMERYFADEEISSEELLKTLKIGYKNGEIVPVFCGSAEKNIGVDKFLEVMSILGVNPSEGTPYKAVLESGDEVEVLPIEEEPVVAYTFKAIVDQFVGKLSFLKVISGKVSSGDTLVNVNRGVNEKIGHIYYPVLKETVEISEATCGDILVIPKLKESAVGDTMTHKDRKLKIVLPEFPEPMISRSINPKSKSDIDKISNGLARLADSDPTFSWEFDPETSETVISGIGNIHLDVMVERLKNIFGVDVEVGKPKIAYRETITGKAIGEHKHKKQTGGHGQYGHVKIEIEPVERGKGFEFVDKIVGGVIPKNFIPSVEKGIKEAMKKGSLAGFPVVDIRVTLFDGSYHEVDSSDISFQIAAIQAFRKAFEQARPVLLEPIMEVSVFVPDESAGDVMGEISSRRGRPHGMEPAGKGVTKVTAEVPLAEMLDFSGRLSSITSGRGYFTMKFSKYDIVPPNVQEKIIQERKRELEQE
- a CDS encoding flagellar hook-length control protein FliK; the encoded protein is MNLLKLLEGTLELKADKIKIKDQRGQENSALFKKIVERQKMAFENTLLKKLENLQEDNKVNLFDGEKLIVKVIKSLNNIDLKEIATKMKDDTKVENEKKKLMNRMKTTKVMYEKGKLENKILMRKDKQAQNKEDKLIGEMKERKGEKDEKVIQKNKFAENNLIDEVKKDKKSKVLDEENKQEIQNKKSKFIGKAKEGKDEKVIQKNKFTESVNEEKKVEKSLKFVDIKENRKVVEENKRSDDGKMFNEKKEGKVIKNTKISKKIVFKPKTEDVPKEFLNSRIENVVEVKDELSKAKERENRSILISGKIQSLGNNRKTEKVVQKSKQIENINSREIPVKNLKFEKDNTKINEANLIKRHLDDNEKVEIRDNETLIINYVVKENSIEKVEKNTVLSNKKDVVGELRKNNKIALRNGIGGLSSIVVANIKVNEKKVSVLLNKMAENKVVLVKNVVLNKSQKDKNRIPKVSVELAQEENTVILEKKIAVGIMKDKFIEVKPQVVVGDEFTKKNKDLKFVNLNDIKNKVFSLERFVRKIEESMKNNINEVKVKFSFEKTTTYLDRKTVKPDISNISDKIVKFKAKKVYQSNEPSEIHFNNQSTKIDTTKVLFEIQNRNIEEIYKKITELIENKDVYKQKAVIDLKHPAFGKLEINVEKMNDEIVIRFVFENKESKEIIEKGLHILRERMGNLGLEVKEYSFEIKEEQEWYEEEKRERDSEQHKRQRRRWVKNDDELDTDE